In Ipomoea triloba cultivar NCNSP0323 chromosome 7, ASM357664v1, a single genomic region encodes these proteins:
- the LOC116024069 gene encoding uncharacterized protein LOC116024069: MDVKNAFLNGDLKEEIYMKLPPGMSMIAAHEVCKLRRSLYGLKQAPRAWFEKFRNTLLTFSFTQSQYDSSLFFHKTTTGMVFLLVYVDDIIITGNDNGLITKLQNMLSSTFKMKDLGHLTYFLGLQVHYGDHGFLLNQHKYIHNLIELAGLQNANDADTPMEVNVKYRKDEGELLPDPFLYRQLVGRLIYLTITRPNISYAIHIVSKFMHSPRHLHLAAVRRIVRYLIGSPTRGLFFPKQSTLHLTAYSDADWAGCPDTRKSITRWCVFLGDALISWKCKKQESVSKSSTEAEYRAMSTACSEIVWLRGLLSELGFPSSDPTPLRGDNTSVIQIAANPVYHERTKHIEVDCHYIREAFTRGVITLPHLITDLQVADVFTKALTRQRHKFLNSKLMLIDLPASI; the protein is encoded by the coding sequence ATGGATGTAAAAAATGCCTTCTTGAATGGAGATCTTAAGGAAGAGATTTACATGAAGCTTCCACCTGGTATGTCAATGATAGCTGCACATGAGGTTTGCAAACTAAGACGTtccttgtatggtttaaaacaggcaCCTAGGGCCTGGTTTGAGAAGTTTCGCAACACTCTTCTCACATTTTCCTTCACACAAAGTCAATATGATTCCTCACTCTTCTTTCACAAGACAACCACTGGTATGGTGTTTCTCTTAGTGTACGTTGATGATATTATCATCACTGGTAATGATAATGGGCTGATCACCAAGCTTCAAAATATGTTGTCTAGTACATTTAAAATGAAAGATCTTGGGCATCTAACATATTTTTTAGGGCTGCAAGTTCACTATGGAGATCATGGTTTCCTCCTAAACCAACATAAATATATTCACAACCTCATTGAGCTGGCTGGTTTACAGAATGCTAATGATGCTGATACACCAATGGAGGTGAATGTGAAATACCGGAAAGATGAAGGCGAACTTTTGCCCGATCCTTTTTTGTATAGGCAACTTGTTGGTAGACTTATCTACCTAACAATTACAAGGCCCAATATCTCCTATGCTATTCATATAGTCAGCAAGTTCATGCACTCACCTCGACATCTCCATCTTGCTGCAGTTCGTCGCATAGTTCGATATTTGATTGGGTCACCTACTCGTGGGTTATTTTTTCCCAAACAATCTACTCTTCATTTGACTGCATATAgtgatgcagattgggctggcTGTCCAGATACTAGGAAATCTATCACAAGATGGTGTGTCTTTCTTGGAGATGCCTTAATTTCTTGGAAGTGTAAGAAGCAAGAGAGTGTCTCTAAATCCTCTACAGAAGCTGAGTATAGAGCCATGTCTACTGCATGTTCAGAAATTGTGTGGTTGCGTGGTCTTCTTTCTGAACTTGGATTTCCTTCAAGTGATCCTACTCCACTTCGCGGTGATAATACAAGTGTTATTCAAATTGCTGCAAATCCCGTGTATCATGAACGCACAAAGCACATAGAAGTTGACTGTCATTACATCCGGGAAGCGTTTACTCGAGGCGTTATCACTCTACCTCATCTTATTACTGATCTTCAAGTAGCTGATGTATTTACAAAGGCTTTAACACGCCAAAGACACAAGTTTCTCAATAGCAAATTGATGCTGATAGACTTACCCGCATCAATTTGA